The Microscilla marina ATCC 23134 genome window below encodes:
- the cobT gene encoding nicotinate-nucleotide--dimethylbenzimidazole phosphoribosyltransferase, whose translation MKEFNICSVNTEVLKEIQHKIDFKTKPVGALGQLEDTARQIAAIQNTLEPQLQKPHVLVFAADHGIANEGVSKYPQEVTYQMVLNFLSGGAAINVFCQQHGIALKVIDAGVKGQFEAHPQLLDQKIAEGTESFLASPAMTLEQCVQAISQGAKVVTEVHQTGCNVIGFGEMGIGNTTPAAALMHVITKIDLEVCVGKGTGLDNEGIQKKLHILQEALEHHADHLEDVDTTYEAGAAHFLWVLSTFGGFEIAQMVGAFLQAAEHKMVVMVDGFIASSALLVAQALHPQVLEYCVFCHQSDEQGHAKMLEFMKATPLLNLQMRLGEGTGCAVAYPLLQSAVQFVSQMASFESAGVSQS comes from the coding sequence ATGAAGGAGTTTAACATTTGCTCAGTAAATACTGAGGTGTTGAAAGAAATACAACATAAAATAGACTTTAAAACCAAGCCAGTAGGCGCCTTGGGGCAACTAGAAGACACTGCCCGTCAAATAGCTGCTATTCAAAACACCCTCGAACCTCAACTGCAAAAACCACATGTATTGGTGTTTGCCGCTGACCATGGCATAGCCAACGAAGGGGTAAGCAAATACCCACAAGAAGTGACCTATCAGATGGTGCTCAACTTTTTGTCGGGTGGGGCTGCCATCAACGTGTTTTGTCAGCAACACGGCATAGCACTCAAAGTAATAGATGCTGGAGTAAAAGGGCAGTTTGAAGCACACCCCCAATTGCTTGACCAAAAAATAGCCGAAGGTACCGAAAGTTTTTTAGCAAGCCCTGCCATGACCCTGGAACAGTGTGTACAAGCGATCAGCCAAGGGGCAAAGGTAGTGACTGAAGTACACCAAACTGGTTGCAATGTAATAGGCTTTGGTGAAATGGGCATTGGCAACACTACACCAGCCGCAGCATTGATGCACGTCATTACCAAAATTGACCTAGAGGTATGTGTGGGCAAAGGTACCGGACTTGACAACGAAGGAATACAGAAAAAGCTTCATATTTTGCAGGAAGCACTTGAGCACCACGCCGACCATCTCGAAGATGTAGATACTACCTACGAGGCAGGAGCAGCTCATTTTTTGTGGGTATTGAGCACCTTTGGGGGCTTTGAAATAGCTCAAATGGTAGGGGCATTTTTGCAGGCTGCCGAACACAAAATGGTCGTGATGGTAGATGGTTTCATTGCTTCGTCGGCATTATTGGTAGCACAGGCATTGCACCCTCAAGTGCTAGAGTATTGTGTGTTTTGTCATCAGTCAGACGAACAGGGGCACGCCAAAATGCTTGAGTTTATGAAGGCTACTCCCTTGCTCAACCTACAAATGCGTCTGGGCGAAGGCACTGGGTGTGCAGTGGCTTATCCCCTGCTGCAGTCTGCCGTACAGTTTGTCAGTCAAATGGCGTCGTTTGAGAGTGCAGGTGTAAGCCAGAGTTAG
- a CDS encoding cysteine-rich CWC family protein has translation MQLKHEQKQCPRCGAGFECKVGDVVNCQCYEVQVQARTNEFLANAYYDCLCKNCLAEIDKMLTFAQSHPLPQQGEVLVEGLHYYKKNNQVVYTELYHLQQGQCCHQPNCMHCAYGFRAIETKSG, from the coding sequence ATGCAACTAAAACACGAACAGAAACAATGCCCTCGGTGTGGAGCAGGGTTTGAATGCAAAGTAGGTGATGTAGTCAATTGCCAATGCTATGAAGTACAAGTACAAGCTCGAACCAATGAGTTTCTCGCCAACGCTTACTATGACTGCCTTTGTAAAAACTGCCTTGCCGAAATTGACAAGATGCTCACTTTTGCCCAAAGCCACCCCCTGCCCCAGCAAGGCGAAGTATTGGTAGAGGGACTACATTATTATAAAAAAAACAACCAGGTAGTGTATACCGAGCTGTACCACTTGCAACAGGGGCAGTGCTGCCACCAACCCAATTGTATGCATTGTGCTTATGGTTTCAGAGCCATTGAAACCAAAAGTGGTTAA